A genomic region of Bacillota bacterium contains the following coding sequences:
- a CDS encoding aldo/keto reductase, with the protein MTGTIRKGHVTDPLSSAQASRWSPWNHDISPNCHQGGRGLRRKHGPVPGEGEKACEESLARLGTDYIDLYQVHLDDPKAPVEDAEVPVLHCRM; encoded by the coding sequence CTGACCGGGACCATCCGCAAAGGCCATGTGACGGATCCACTTTCGTCGGCACAGGCGTCGAGGTGGTCTCCATGGAACCATGACATAAGTCCGAATTGCCACCAAGGTGGGCGTGGTCTCAGGCGCAAGCATGGACCTGTCCCCGGCGAGGGTGAAAAGGCGTGCGAGGAAAGCCTCGCGCGGCTTGGCACGGACTACATAGACCTCTACCAGGTCCACTTGGACGATCCGAAGGCTCCCGTCGAGGACGCGGAGGTCCCTGTCCTCCATTGCCGCATGTAG
- a CDS encoding helix-turn-helix domain-containing protein: protein MKTDQEWLSVQEVADYLGVARPTIYRWAKESRIRIYKLAKGVARVRRQDLEAFLQQAGMLYSDTAGRATQPGFVRETAESQLQETDPILDVLGSLSGDPLSAEDIEKELY from the coding sequence ATGAAGACTGACCAAGAGTGGCTCTCTGTGCAGGAAGTGGCGGATTACCTCGGAGTGGCACGCCCTACCATATACCGGTGGGCGAAGGAGTCGAGAATCCGCATATACAAGCTGGCAAAGGGGGTTGCCAGGGTGAGGCGCCAGGACCTGGAGGCATTCCTGCAACAGGCCGGGATGTTGTATTCAGATACGGCGGGTCGTGCTACGCAACCAGGCTTTGTGCGTGAGACTGCAGAGTCGCAGCTGCAAGAGACAGACCCGATACTTGATGTCCTCGGCTCCCTTTCTGGAGACCCGCTTTCGGCCGAAGACATCGAGAAGGAACTCTACTAG
- a CDS encoding type II toxin-antitoxin system VapC family toxin — protein MVSGPVFIDTWGWIALGHRKDPRHDEAAQYYRTLRSEGERVYTSDYVLDEVITLIFRRESFDEATRFVNGIIAAARMGYISVERITPERFAAAWDLRVRLKDKVRISFTDLTSMIVMRDCKVKHVLTEDRHFTQVGLGFQLVP, from the coding sequence ATGGTGTCTGGGCCGGTTTTCATAGACACGTGGGGCTGGATCGCCCTCGGACATCGAAAGGACCCGCGGCACGATGAAGCAGCCCAGTACTACAGAACCCTCCGCTCCGAAGGCGAGCGGGTCTACACGAGCGACTACGTCCTTGACGAGGTGATCACTCTCATCTTTCGCAGGGAGAGCTTCGACGAGGCCACCCGTTTCGTTAACGGCATCATCGCGGCAGCCCGTATGGGATACATCAGCGTTGAGCGCATCACTCCAGAACGTTTTGCTGCAGCCTGGGATCTGCGCGTCCGCCTAAAGGACAAAGTGCGGATCTCGTTCACAGACCTGACGTCCATGATAGTGATGAGGGATTGCAAGGTGAAGCATGTGCTCACTGAAGACAGGCATTTCACCCAAGTGGGGCTGGGGTTCCAGTTGGTGCCCTGA